One window of Vicia villosa cultivar HV-30 ecotype Madison, WI unplaced genomic scaffold, Vvil1.0 ctg.000455F_1_1, whole genome shotgun sequence genomic DNA carries:
- the LOC131628451 gene encoding probable LRR receptor-like serine/threonine-protein kinase At1g53430: protein MRTFTLQQIRAASDEFSPANKVGEGGFGPVYKGQLSDGTWVAVKQLSSKSRQGNSEFLKEMGMIFCLQHPNLVKLHGCCIEGDQLILVYEYMENNSLVHALFSLENRLKLDWPSRLMICIGVGAIVDLASVPTLHSHAMVYAIVEFFKLATCLHACSSIIEIFELSVSDQYWTEVFAQAL, encoded by the exons ATGAGAACATTTACATTACAACAAATTAGAGCAGCCTCGGATGAATTCAGTCCTGCTAATAAGGTTGGGGAAGGTGGTTTTGGTCCTGTCTACAAG GGTCAATTATCTGATGGCACATGGGTAGCAGTCAAACAGCTCTCCTCGAAGTCTCGGCAGGGAAACAGTGAATTTTTAAAGGAGATGGGCATGATATTTTGTTTACAGCATCCTAATCTAGTGAAACTTCATGGATGTTGCATTGAAGGGGATCAACTAATATTGGTGTATGAGTACATGGAGAATAATAGCTTGGTCCATGCTTTATTCA GTTTAGAAAACCGGCTTAAACTTGATTGGCCATCAAGGCTTATGATCTGCATtggtgttggagcg ATTGTAGATTTAGCTTCAGTTCCAACACTTCATTCGCATGCTATG GTATATGCCATTGTTgagttttttaaacttgcaacaTGCTTACATGCATGCTCATCCATCATCGAAATATTCGAACTGTCGGTCTCGGATCAATATTGGACAGAAGTTTTTGCCCAGGCTTTATAA